The region TGGACTATTTAAAGCCATGGGTGCTACAGACAAGCAAATTATTAAAATATTTATGATAAATGCAGCCAAAATAATTGGGAAAGGCATGATCTGGGGCAATATAATTGGTATAACCCTATGTTACTTACAGCAAGAATTTGGACTGGTTTCATTAGACCCTGACAGCTATTACTTATCAGAGGTCCCAATAAATTTTAACTGGACATACTTTATTTTGCTCAATGCTGGTGCATTCATTGTAAACCTGGCTATGATGATATTACCCAGTCTGATAATAGCCAGAATACGTCCTGTTCAGGCCATAAAGTTTAACTAGTTAAATTTCATGTTTGACATGATGGATAAATTGCAAAGTTTTCATTTTTTGCAAGCCAAAAAATGTGCACATAGCGGTGTTCTGTAAATACTTTTTAACGCAAAAAAACGTATAAAGCAATGCTTGCTCCGTTAGATTGAGCGTGACCGCACTAACTATTGTTCGTCGATTGTTTTATAGACGTCCTTTTTGAGCTGCTGAACTTCAGTATCAAGGCTTTTTATGGTAAGGTTTATTTGCTGCAGCGTATCAATTTCAGCTTGTCTAAGTTTACGTTTTAATCTGTAAATTTCAAATAACAAAAATACAACTAAAACAAAAATAACGCCCAGACCGATAAGTATGTAGGTGATTTGCATATGTTTTTTATTTAAAAATAAACAATAATATTTTTTTCACAATACTAAAATGACCTATTTTTGTTTTTCATGACTTTACTATTTAACAAATTTACTCAGAAAAAGTTACTTTAGAAATCTTTACGGAGAAAAATAAAACATTTATCAGTCATCATCAAAATTCAGGCGAGCACAAAAGGGTTACCAACAAAACAGAATACAAAACATATTACAGGAATTGGCCAAACAAATGAAAGATAAAATTACAATATAGATTTGGTAACACAACAGATAAAATAGCTTCAACGTAAGAAAAATACAAACAGATGAAAACATTATACACAAAAAATATTGTTAAAAAATACCGGAAAAGAACAGTCGTAAAAGGCGTTTCAATTGAGGTTAAACAGGGTGAGATTGTAGGTCTTCTGGGTCCTAACGGAGCTGGAAAAACGACCTCTTTTTACATGATTGTTGGCCTGATAACACCCAATGCAGGCAACATATACCTTGATGACAGAGATATTACAAGCGAGCCTGTATATCACCGTGCAAAAATGGGCATTGGCTATTTGGCACAGGAAGCATCTGTTTTTAGAAAAATGACTGTGGAAGACAATATAATGTCGGTAATGGAGATGGCCGGTTACGATAAAGACGAACGAAAAGACAGGCTGGAAAGCTTGCTTGACGAATTTAACCTTACACAAAGAAGAAAAAACCTGGGCATTCAGCTTTCGGGAGGTGAGCGCAGAAGAACTGAAATTGCAAGAGCCCTGGCACTCAAACCATCATTCATACTATTAGATGAGCCTTTTGCAGGAGTAGATCCAATTGCTGTTGAAGATATTCAGGAAATAGTTTTCAAGCTCCGGGATAAAAACATTGGTATTCTTATAACCGACCATAATGTACACGAAACACTTTCTATAACTGATAGGGCCTACTTACTTTTTGAGGGGGCTATTTTGAAAAAAGGTTCAGCTGAAGAACTAGCTTCAGACGAACAGGTTAGAAATCTTTATCTTGGTAAAAATTTCCAATTGAGAAAGAACCAGGTATGAAAGATAAGTTCCTTATCATATTATTCATCTTAGTATTACTTTTTTTCCAAAACGCAACAGGACAGACCAAAGTAAGAGGAATGGTAAAAGACGCTGAAACTGGCGAACCTTTGCCATTTGTCAATGTATCATTTAAAGGGACTACCGTTGGGGTAATTACTGATTTTAATGGAAAATATTTTCTCGAAACTAAAAAACCGGTTGACTCGGTAGTCTTTTCATATGTAGGCTACCAGCGCGAATCCTTTTCAATACAATCCAACACATTTCAAATTATAAACACCTCTCTTCAGCCAAGTAGTGTGCAGCTCCAGGAAGTTGTTGTCGTACCCGGCGAAAACCCGGCGCACGTTTTACTGCGCAAAATTGATAAAAACAGAAAAAGAAACAACATTGAACGCTACGATACCTACAGTTATGAGGTTTATAATAAAATGGAAATCGACATAAGCAATGTAGATGAAAACTTCAGGAAAAACCGGCTTTTTAAACAAT is a window of Salinivirga cyanobacteriivorans DNA encoding:
- the lptB gene encoding LPS export ABC transporter ATP-binding protein, which produces MKTLYTKNIVKKYRKRTVVKGVSIEVKQGEIVGLLGPNGAGKTTSFYMIVGLITPNAGNIYLDDRDITSEPVYHRAKMGIGYLAQEASVFRKMTVEDNIMSVMEMAGYDKDERKDRLESLLDEFNLTQRRKNLGIQLSGGERRRTEIARALALKPSFILLDEPFAGVDPIAVEDIQEIVFKLRDKNIGILITDHNVHETLSITDRAYLLFEGAILKKGSAEELASDEQVRNLYLGKNFQLRKNQV